Part of the Sulfuricella denitrificans skB26 genome is shown below.
TGACCCTCATTAATGTCGGGTTGCCCTACTGGCTGGTGGTACCCGGTGGCTTGCTTTTCGGCGCAGTCCTCGGCCTGTTCGTCGAGCGTGCCGGGGTGCGCCTTGCGCTTGAGCAGAAAAGCGAGGGCTGGATACTTCTGACCATCATTATCGGGCTATTCGGTTTTTCTGCGGCCGAGAATATTTGGGGGAGGGATGATCGTCCATTCCCCACGCCCATTCCATCCGAGTCATTCCAGGTTTTCGGCGTCAGTATTACTCCGCTAGAAATCTCCGTGGCCATCGGCGTTCTCGCCGTGATGGGGCTGATCGAGTTGTTCAAGCGCAAGACCCTGCTGGGAAAGGCGTTTGAGGCTGTTTCGGCGGACCGTGATGCGGCTGAACTGATGGGGGTTTCGGCCACCCGAACGATCATGCTCTCTTACGGCTTGTCCGGGATGGTGGCGGCGATGGCGGGTATTCTGGTTTCGCCGATTACTACCGTGGGTCCTACCATGGCATCCGCCCTCATCCTGAAGGCTTTTGCGGTTGCCGTGGTTGCGGGCCTCGATTCCGGTTTCGGCGTGGTCCTGATCGGTTTGTTCCTGGGCGCTCTGGAAAGCCTGGCGAGTTTCTATATCGGTAGCGGCTGGCGCGAAGCACCGGGTTTGATTTTGCTCATTCTTGCCTTGGCCGTGCGCCCGAATGGGGTCTTCGGCAAGGCCAGCATCAGGAAAGTCTGAACTGACTT
Proteins encoded:
- a CDS encoding branched-chain amino acid ABC transporter permease, with amino-acid sequence MESIIIAQMAVSGAFMGLVYALIAYGFQLTYATSKSINFGQGELVMVSAFFSLTLINVGLPYWLVVPGGLLFGAVLGLFVERAGVRLALEQKSEGWILLTIIIGLFGFSAAENIWGRDDRPFPTPIPSESFQVFGVSITPLEISVAIGVLAVMGLIELFKRKTLLGKAFEAVSADRDAAELMGVSATRTIMLSYGLSGMVAAMAGILVSPITTVGPTMASALILKAFAVAVVAGLDSGFGVVLIGLFLGALESLASFYIGSGWREAPGLILLILALAVRPNGVFGKASIRKV